GTGCTATAATTGAGGTCGAAAATGCTTATAAAAAAATAGAGTTATGGAATGAAAGGGGTAGAAAAGAGGATTTTTATTATGTAAGACTATCAGCAATAGAGGAAGTAGTACCTTCAGTGTTTTTTTCTCTTCTTATAGTTGCAGTTTCCTTTGTGCCTATTTTTATGTTGAATGAACAAGAAGGGAAACTTTTTTCTCCTTTAGCTTGGACGAAGGTATTAATTATGCTTTCTGCAGCATTTTTAGCTTTGACATTAGANNNNNNNNNNACCGATTTGTAAAATTAGTCTAGAGAAAACTAAATTTGTTTTATTTTTTGCGTTTATC
The genomic region above belongs to Spirochaetota bacterium and contains:
- a CDS encoding efflux RND transporter permease subunit, yielding AIIEVENAYKKIELWNERGRKEDFYYVRLSAIEEVVPSVFFSLLIVAVSFVPIFMLNEQEGKLFSPLAWTKVLIMLSAAFLALTL